The genomic interval GGCCGGAGACTGGCTCACTGTCCCGCGGTAAAGGGAAGGGTTGCTCTGATCGAGTCACTGCGGATTCGAATGAACCGGGAAATTGTGCCTGTCCCCCTCTCTTCTGGCTGTGAACGGTGACATGTCGACGACACACAACTCGCTGCTGCTGTTGATCTGTAGTCTTCTGTCGGGATGTACCGCCATCGATTCGATCGCGGGATCGTACAACAACTTCGCCCTGAATCTGAATCGTTCGTACCCGATCCCGAGTGTCGATGACCAGGATTTGGTCATCCGATCGAACGGGATTCGAGATGAGGTCATCGCGACGCCCCGCGGATCGATGGTCAATGCCGTTACCAATGACCATCAACGCATCATTGGGACCTTGGCCAGCATTAATGGCGAGAGCCTGGAACTCGCTCATTGCATCTGCCGTGACATCGTGGATGCTGCTGAAGGTGAGAAACAGTGCCGTAGCCGTTATTTGCCATCTCGATCGATCCATTTCCGCTCGCTTCAAAACTTTCGTGATATTACGGATTCGACACTGTCGCCGGATGAGTTCAGAAGGAATGCGATTCTTCAACTCGATCGAAATCCCGCGATTGACTCGATCGTGCTGAAGAATGGCCGTCAGATGCAAATCCCTGATCGAACTTCGCTCGAACGCGAAATGCGAACAGAGGAAGAAATCTCTGAGGATCTCTCCCATGCACCGTGGGGTTCAGAGATCTGCGTCATCGACGAATCGGGGCGTTGCATGAACGCAATTGTTTTGGAAGTCGACGATGAGAACGTGGAACTCATGAGTTGCATCACGCAGGAGGTGGCGCCAGATTCACGCGGACGGCCACAACTTCGAACAACCCACATTCCATTCGAAACTCTCAAAGTCCGCGCCATTAAATCGTTCAGCATCATTTCGTCCTTGCCACCAGGTGTGGCGGGACGCGAAGACGAATTCGACTGCAGCGCCTGCGTTGTCGAGGCTTTCGTCGCCCGCAACGGAAATCGTTACTGTTGGGGCAAGATGTATTCATTGAGCGACGAATGACGTGGCTCGGTCCATACCGACGAAATCGAGTCAGGGGAAAGGCTGCCTCGTAACGGCTCATCAAAATGGTTCAAGGCCGAGTGCCTACGAGCACTCAAAGATAGGATCAACGACATCTCAAAGAATTCTTAGATCGGGATCACCTCCATTGCTGGCGATTTTCCCGGCCACTTGATGCGTCGTCGAGCGTATGGAGTCATCGTGAACTCAGAACCGACGGATGCGAAGTACCTAAGCGCGATGCAAACCGGCTCCGTCAGCGTTCCAGCGTGCGTGACGAGTCGAACGAGAATTTCTCGGCGATGACGAATTTCCGCATCAGATCGTCGTAAACATACAACTCGTCCTTGATCTCGTCGAGCATTCGATCGCAGTACTTGAGATCGAACTGATAAACAGAAAAATCAGAATCCGACACGGTTGAATTCAGCGTGGTCTCGCTCAGTCTTAACGTGCGAATGAGAATGACGTCGGTAGGGCTCTGATCGACATTCACCGATCGCTGTTCGTATGTCTCCGGGACGAAAACTCCATCGATACAACGATACGTCGCGGTTTTGGAGTCTAAAGTCGATTTCCCATCGCGATTGGCGAACGAGATCCAGTTGAAGCCGCTTTTCGAATCGAATCTCGTGACGGTGTGGCGATTCAATGGATCGCCAAGGACAATTGTGTAAATTGGATCTGAACCGTCAGAGACGTAGATTCTGACGATCGCATCCCATTTCAATCGAACCGTTTCCGCCTCCACCGGGGTAGCGGAGGCTTTGCCGCTCAAGGCATCCGCAGTAAGCTTGAGCCTTGGCCAAAACCCTGCCTCTTTTCGGACCAGTCCATTTCGTGGACCACCAAACAGCGCTCGACAATCAAAGTCGGAAGATCGGGAGCCCGCTTTGTCAACGGGGCGTACGGACACCAATCGCCCCGCGGGCACACCGTCAACTATGGCATGCCCCGTAATTGGCCCAATCCGCTTTTGCGTGTAAAGCTCCGTGAAACTGTTGGGCGCATAGAGGTAGTAATACGACCCTTGCCCTCGGTTTTGCCGAATTTGAACGCCTGTCGGAATATCGACAAAGTCGGTCCTTGGTTCACGCAGCATGCGGACATACTCTCGTTGCGATCCACTGTCCAAAACAAAATCGATTTTGCCTTCGAGAATGAACCAGTGGCCCTTACGCTTCTCGCTTTGCAATTGAAGCGGCGCGACGACTTCGGCGGACAGCGCAACGGGACTGTACAGTTGATCGTACAAACCGGGATTTTTCTGATTCTCGCGAAGTGACTGGTTCACGTCACTTGAATACTGAGCGTCCACGAAAGTGTAAGATCCTCGCCAAGTCTTGATTTGCTCGTAGTTGCTGATCATCTGCTTGGCAAGCATTTCGAGAATGGCGACGCGTTCCGATTTTGGCACTTCGCGTCCGAACTCCGATCGTTCTTCTCCGCAAATGAAACCTTGTAAGAAACAAAAGCACGAACAGAGAAGTAACAAATCACCGACGATTAACTTGCGATTTGTTCGGATGCAGTCCGGCTTCGGGAACATTGATCGTGTCCTCACCAAACAGTTTGTTCAATCTTCGACCGCTCAACTTCCGTCTACGATATCATGAATTTCTAGAGAGCATTTCATAACCGCCTCATTGTAATGAGCGCGCAGGNNNNNNNNNNNNNNNNNNNNNNNNNNNNNNNNNNNNNNNNNNNNNNNNNNNNNNNNNNNNNNNNNNNNNNNNNNNNNNNNNNNNNNNNNNNNNNNNNNNNNNNNNNNNNNNNNNNNNNNNNNNNNNNNNNNNNNNNNNNNNNNNNNNNNNNNNNNNNNNNNNNNNNNNNNNNNNNNNNNNNNNNNNNNNNNNNNNNNNNNNNNNNNNNNNNNNNNNNNNNNNNNNNNNNNNNNNNNNNNNNNNNNNNNNNNNNNNNNNNNNNNNNNNNNNNNNNNNNNNNNNNNNNNNNNNNNNNNNNNNNNNNNNNNNNNNNNNNNNNNNNNNNNNNNNNNNNNNNNNNNNNNNNNNNNNNNNNNNNNNNNNNNNNNNNNNNNNNNNNNNNNNNNNNNNNNNNNNNNNNNNNNNNNNNNNNNNNNNNNNNNNNNNNNNNNNNNNNNNNNNNNNNNNNNNNNNNNNNNNNNNNNNNNNNNNNNNNNNNNNNNNNNNNNNNNNNNNNNNNNNNNNNNNNNNNNNNNNNNNNNNNNNNNNNNNNNNNNNNNNNNNNNNNNNNNNNNNNNNNNNNNNNNNNNNNNNNNNNGTAAGCTAACGCTCCATGTACATCGTGCTCTTGATGTTTGGGATAGAAAACACGACAGGTGAACGGCAATTGCCATAACAAACACATGTTGGAAAGAACGTGGCATTTCATTCGTAACGCAGAGCATCGATCGGATCCAAGCGCGAGGCCTTCCAGGCTGGATAAAAACCAAACGTAATTCCGACTGAGGCTGATACAACGAACGAGGCGATGATTGCAGGAACAGAGGTTTCGATCGGCCATCGAAGCAGGAACCAGACTAAGGTCGAGGCACTTCGGCCCAACACGATTCCCATCACGCCGCCAAAGAGGCACAAAAGAATTGCTTCGATCAGAAACTGGCGCATCACGTGATACGCCCTTGCGCCCACGGCCATCCGCAAACCGATCTCTCGTGTTCGTTCAGTGACTGAGACAAGCATGATATTCATGATTCCCACGCCTCCAACGGCCAGTGAAATCATCGCGACGATGAGCAGCAGGCCGCCCATCATTTGTGACATTGCTCCGAACGCTTTCAACATCTCACTCATGTTGCGAATGTTAAAATCGTCGTCCTGCCCCTCTCGAATATGGTGGCGTTCGTGAAGGAGTGAGGTGATCTGAGCGATCGCAGAGGGGATTTCGTCTGCTGAAGCGGCCTTCACCATGATCTGATCAACGTTGGTGAAACGGGTATGTTGCGGGTGATTTGTCGATTGTGTCGAGTCCTTGGCCGGATAGAGCGACGTGGAGGCAGGATAGATTTCACTTAACGAATTCGAATCTGTGCTTGAAGAGCTACTGGTGGAACCTTGACTCGAGCCGCCGGTGTTATTGCCGGACACTCGATACTTCAATGTTGTCCAAGGCGCAATCAAAATGTCGTCCTGATCCATACCCATCATGTTGGCCCCCTTGCGTCCGAGGACACCAACGACGCGCAAGGTGACATTCTTGACACGAAGATCCTTGCCCACCGGGGATTCGGCTTCGAAAAGCTCCTTGGCGAGTGTCAGACCGATAACGCAGACCTTATTGCTTCCGCGAACATCACGATCGGTGAACATTTCTCCTTCTTCAATTTCATTCCAATCACGGACCTTTAAGTAAGTCGGTGTGGTTCCGATGATCGACATCGGCACCCAGTTGCGATTGCCACGGATGACTTGCGCCTGAATCGAAATCGTCGGCGCGACATATGCCACGCTCGAACACTGCTCGTCGACCGCTTCGCAATCCTGCGGTGTTAGCGTCATTTCACTGCCAGATCCAAAATTGATCCCACCGCTGGACGATGCGCCTGATTGAACCATCAAATTGTCGGCACCCATCGTGGACATTGTCTTAAGTAACGCGACGCGAGAACCCTGGCTAATCTCGACCATGGCAATCACTGCGGATACCCCAATCACAACCCCAATAGCGGTCAGGGCCGAGCGCATGCGGTTTCTCCACAACGCGGCTACCGATGTGCGAATCGATGAAGGCACTACCTTTGTGAGGAGCTCAACAGATAGTGGCGCGCCAATCGCCGATCTTTGTTGTCTGCTAAGAACGACTCGCGTGTCTGCTTGAATTGACGTGTGTACCGCAGCACGTCGACGGGATCGCACTGTGACACCACTACCCTCGCAATCCCCATCAGGTGAATCTTCAGAGTGATTCTTTCCGGACGTTTGAATTTCAGCGACGGCCGCAGGTTGTGAATTGCACGAATCGAGAACGGGAGCATTGCCATGCGGATTCTTTCGATCTTCAATTATCAACCCATCCTCAACTCGAATCGTACGAAGAGCAGCGGCAGCGACCTTTGGATCGTGCGTCACCAGAATAATCGTGATCCCCGATTCATTGAGCTGGCGAAACATCTGCAGTATCTCGGCACTCGTGTGGGAATCGAGGTTGCCCGTTGGTTCGTCCGCCAGAAGAACAGCTGGTTGGTTGATCAGCGAACGCGCGATCGCGACTCGTTGTTGCTGGCCACCGGACATTTTCGAGGGCACATGATCGAGGCGATTTTGCAGTCCCACGCGTTCCAGTATTTCGATCGCGCGCTGGTTCGCGACAGTCGTCGACGGGGCATTGACGGCATAGTCCAATGGCATCAGGACATTCTGCACGGCTGTCGTTCGTGCCAGCAGGTTGAAGCTTTGAAAGACGAATCCGAGCTTCGACGTACGGACGATCGCCCGTTCGCTGGCGTTTAGCTTTCCGACTTCCTGGCCGTCCAGCCAGTATTCACCGGAACTGGGGCGATCCAGGCAACCCAAAACATTCATCAGTGTGCTTTTGCCTGAGCCTGAAGCACCGACAATGGCGACGAATTCTCCACGCCGGATCGTGAAACTCACTCCTTTGAGGACGGGGACATCAACTTCTCCAACGCGATATGTCTTTGTCACATTTGCGATACGAATCAGATCCATGAGTACACGACCTCATTCTTTTTTAGCGGCATCGCTTTGTTTGTTGCGGGGAATCTTTGGCGGTGCGAACGGGTTGTTCACTTCATCGGAGGCCGAGCTGGACTTCTCGCCCAGCACAACCCGAACCCCTTCGGTGATTCCTTCTCCCGAAATTTCAGTCGACGATCCGTCGTTGATTCCAAGCGTGACGAGCAGGGGTGAAACAAAATTGTCCTTCTGAATCCAAATCACCCCTTGGTTTTCGCCCTTGGGGATCGGAATTAATTCTGGGTTCTCCGGTGCAATCCGACCTTGCGGCGGGGTGTAACGCAGCGCGGCGTTTGGCACGAACAACACATCTGACCGCTTTTCGATCTGAAACTTGACATCTGCAGTCAGGTACGGAAGAAGTTTCATATTCGAGTTGTCTGTCGCAATGACGACGGTGTAGGTCACGACGTTCTGAGTCATCGACGCGTTAAGTCGAATCTGCGAGACCCTGCCGTAGAAGCGGTCTTTCGGAAAGGCATCCACCGTAAACTGCACCGGCATGTTGGGGCTCAGTAGGCCGATATCCGCTTCATTCACCGAGGCCCACACTTGCATTCGACGAAGATCTTTCGCGATCAAGAATAGGCTCGGTGTGTTAAGACTTGCGACGACGGTCTGTCCAATGTTGACCCGGCGATCGATGATGGTCCCAGAGACAGGCGAGTTGATCGTGGTGTATCCAAGATTGATCTCAGCGAGCTTTAAGGCAGACTCTGATTGATCGATGACACTTTTGCCGACTTCAACGCTGGCTTTGGCAATCTCATGATTTGCCTTTGCAGAGATGTAGTCAGAGTCGGAGATGGCTCTGAACTGGGCTGATGCTTGAGAACCAGTTGTGGACGGATTACCGGAGGTGTCACCCCGAAGCTTTTGGGCCCGGATCCATTCTGCTTCCGTTTGTTCACGCTTCGCCTGCATCTGCAGCAGGTCGGCTTTGGCCTTATCGAAATTCGCCTTGGCCTGATCGCGCTGGGCCACGTAGACAGACGGATCGATCTGGACAAGCAACATCCCTTCCTCGACGGGCGACCCGTAATCCAAAGTCATATTGGCGTACGAGGAATCAGATTTTCCGCGAGGGTCGAGACCGATTTCCTTGATCCGGCCAGCGAGCTGGGCTCCCACGTCAACGACTTCTTCGGGCTCGACTGTTCCCGTAGCCCCCACAGTCAGGGTCAAGTCGCCGCGTTCGATTGAGACCGTTCGGTATTTCACCGTCTGAGTCGCTTGCGTGCAACAAGAGTAAAACAATACCGCACAAAGCGTTAGGACACCGACAATCGCCAGTAAGGCTTTCATAAAGTTCAGTCTGCGGCGGCACAAATGACGTCCTCAGTTATTGGCAATCAAGCATTGAGCCACAATCCGCCGCGGTCCTTTCTCAATGTAAGGTGCGGCCGAAGATCAGATGGAGCGCGCATTCGGCGAAATTTTTGAAAAACAGTTCGTCGTCCGTCACCGTGCTCCGCCTGTTTCCGGCCACCCTCACGCGGTCCTACCAGTGAGCGGGTCGCAGCAATCCGACGCGGACCAATCAGATTCCACGTATTTGCGACGAAACGGAAATACGAGACAGTGGGAATGAGAGGCGCATTTTTGTTGAGACAAACAGTGCGAGGCCGATCAAACGTTAGTTCTTCGGCAACAGCAATGGCGGCCGAGGTATCTCCGTGGTGAAGGGAACGCCAGTGATTTCGCGCCACTTTACGAGCTGTTGGTCGGTCAGAATGGCCAACGCACGTTGATTGGCCGACAGAAATTGCCGCCCATCAATTGATTCATCACCTTGATTTTGGCTCTGAGCGGTCCGCAAGGAATTGACCAAGATTCCGTCTTCAATCACTCGAGCACGTTCTTGCTGCTCACCCGTCAATTGCAATGCGGTTGCGACGTCAGGATCTCGAAACGCATCCGACACGTCCGTTTGCAAACTGATCTGATACAAACGTTGTAACTGGTCCTGACTGAGGATCGTCCGCACGACGGATTCATTTTGTCGGGCATCCTTCAGCAACTGTTGCAATCGCTCGGACGCCGGACGATGCCCCAATTCGTTAATCATTTCCTGGAATTGCTGATTGACGTGTTCCGACAGCTTCTTGACCTGTCTGCGCTGTTGCTCGTTGAGCTTCAGGTCAATATGCACGGCGTCATTGTCGAGGAGACGAATCTGTCGACTCGCACGAAGTGCCGCGAGATCGGCCAAGATCTTTTCGACGCGGCTTTGTGCCTCACGAAGGTCGACTTGAGCACGATCGTCTTCTTTTCTCTGCTCGATGAATTCGCGGTAGTACGACAAGACCGAAGTCAGCAACCGTTTTCGTATCGGCTCTGTCCCTGGCTGATCCACAAGTTCTTCTTCGCTGGCCCGGAACAGTTCATCAACACTTCGTCGCGCCAGCCGGTATTGTTCTTCGGCTTCATCGGCGCGCGCACGCTCCCGCTGAAATGCCTGTTGCACCTTGAGTCGTTCTCCGTGAATGATCGCTGAGGCGACGAGAGATCCCACCGTGGTCAGCACCAAAAGGATGCCTCCCGCAATTAGCAGCGAGGGATGTCGACGTAGCCATTTCCGAGTTCGCTCCAATACCGTCGGCCGCCTCGCTCGAATCGGCTGGTCCTCAAGGTAACGTTTCAAATCGGCGGCGAATTCTTCAGCGGTTGTGTACCGGTCAAAAGGTGACTTGCTGAGCGACTTCAGGACGATTGTCTCCAGCTCTTCGGGTACATTCGGAGCGACTTTACGAAGCGGTACAGGATCGACCTCCGCGATTTGCCTGAGAAGTTCGTTGCGGTCTGTTCCCTCAAAGAGCGTTCTTAGCGTCAGAAGTTCGTACAGCGTGGCCCCGAGTGAATAAATGTCCGTGCGTTGATCCACCAGTCCGGGCAGGGCTCGTGTTTGCTCAGGACTGGCATAGCGCAATGTGCCGAGAATCTCTCCGGAAACCGTCAGACCAGCGTCACCGGCAATCTGAGCCAGGCCAAAATCGGTGATCCAAATTTCACCGCGTGTATCGATCAAAAGATTCGCCGGTTTAATGTCCCGGTGAACGATTCCCACCTCGTGAGCGTATTGAAGCGCCAGCGCGCATTGACGGCCCAGATTGGCCACCCAATCACAGTATTTGCGACTGGCGGTGTCATATCCGCGCGGTATGACCGACTCTTTGATCTCTGGAAAAGTCTTGTCTGTCGCGACCAATGCTGTACGCGACCGGGCTAATTTAAGGAATTCGTTGCCGCTGTCCTGCACATCGAAAGCGGCCCCCTCTTTTAAGTTCCTCATCTCACCGATCAACTCACCGAGACTTTGGCCCTCAATAAGCTGCATGGCGTAGTAATGCACGCCCAATTCGGCACCAACTCCATGGACGGCAACAATGTTCTCATGTCGTAAGTTGGCTGCCGCCATGGCTTCGTTTTTGAACCGTTGCAACCGCTTCGGATCGAGAGCCGCAGCGAACGGCAGCACCTTCAATGCAACACGACGACGCAGAGAAAGCTGTTCGGCCTCGTAGACCACGCCCATCCCGCCACGGCCAATCTCCCGAATCAAGCGGAATTCGCCAAGTTGTCGAGTCTGAATTGACTCATCGGATCGCTGCGCGTCTGGAACCTCCTTGAGATTGTCCTGCCACCAGATCAGCGTCTTTTCGTCCAACAGAGGCGAATATGCAGCCTCGCGCAGCGGACCGGCGACTCGCTCAACCCCCGTCTGCAGATCCATGTACTCTCGCAGCTCGTCGGCAAACTCGGGGTGCTGTACGAAAAAATCCTCCTGTCGGACAATTTTTCCGGCCTCGCAAGCCTCGATGTAGGAGGCCAGCACTTCGTTGAGTCGAGATTCGCGATCGCTAGCGTCGTCGGCACTCATCTTGTCTTCTTCTCATGACCCCATCAACTCACGAAGTCTACGAAGGCCTCGATACAAGAGTCCAGCGACGGCACTCCGGCTCTTTCCGACTTCATCTGCAACGACCGCCAAGGGCATGCCCTTCAAATGATGCAATTCGAGTACCTCACGCTGTTCGTCTGAGACCTGTGACATCGCTCTCGCCAGCGCAAGCACCTCTTCCGCACGCAACAGATGACCACTCGGCGACGTCTGATCTGCCGTCAGCGCTCGTTCGAGGCGCGATGCCGACAAGTTCAGCTCTGCCTCCAGCGAACGTTCTCGCCCCATGTCTCGTGCTTGGGTAGAAAAACGCCGCGCCGCGCCCGCAATCACATTTGCAAGAATGGAGCGAAGCCATACGAGACGTTCCGCTTCAGTCTGTCCTCGGAATTGGTTCTCACTTCGGCACGCCTCAAGAACGGTCTGCTGCACGACGTCTGACTCGTCCAATTTACGACGCAACCGAGGACCAAATTGCAGGCTCGTTAACAGTCGCAAATAATCCCGATACTCCTCGATCGGGCGACACTCTTCTCCCGCTGGATGATTCATATTCGACATTTCTACGCGATCGCACCACTGCTGATTCTCGGAGACATTTTCTAGCAGCCTGTTGGAGTAACGGGGACTGGCTCCGACCAGATTAAAAAACGCCATGACATCGTGAACGCCAAAGTGCCTGTCCCCCTTGCTTCAGCAGGCTGCTAGGGTTCAACAATACCCTGCCTGGCAGGAAATACCATCCGCGGCATACCAAGCGATTCGGGCAAGTCATCGTCCTGAAATCAACTATCGCAGTTGGATCCAAGCAATCTGTTGACGTAACGGGGACTGGCTCCGACCAGATCAAAAAACGCCATGACATCGTGAACGCCAGGGTGCCTGTCCCCCTTACTTCAACAGGCTGCTAGGTTGAGTGTACGCTTGCCATCCATTCGTCGCGACGCCACAATAAAGACATTCCGTCGTCGACAAAAACGCACCGTCACGATTCATTGGCGAGCGACATCATGCGAGACTTTTTTAGAGGTTGGAAGCGGAAAATCGGAGTTGTCACACTCCTGATGGCTTGCATTCTTTCCAGCTTTTGGATCAGAAGCCAGGCAGTGGAAGATGCGCTGATTTCTCCAATCACCAATGTGAGAATCGAATCAACGACTGGCAGGCTGCGGATTGGCATATTCCATAGCGTGCCGGGTAGCTGGTTCTCTTGGCCCGATTGGAGGTCTCGTTCGGTCGCGGCACCGTTGAACTATCCATGGAGCAACTGGCAACTGGGCCTCGTACATGGGACGAATATTCGCTCGAAAAGCGATCCGCGAGATTTACTAATCATCGCGCCATACTGGCTACTCGTCGTCCCGCTGACCGCCCTCTCCGCCTACCTGCTCATCAGCAAGCCACGGGTGAGAACGCCAGTCTCAGAAAACCAGCCCGTCTGACCTTAGGCAAGCTGGCTTCAGCCAACTTCTCGATGGCCACCCCAGCCAATGTTGTAGCCAACCGCAGACCTGTGGTGAGCCTGGTCTTACCTCGCAGTTCGTCGTGTTTCGCCTAGTCCCTGATGAATTGGCCTCCTTTTTCGGTCCACCGGGACAGATGGATATGTCATGGACAAGCTTCTTGAAAAAGAATGATCTCGGCTTATTCTCAAAACGTTGAGACAGCCCACTGGTTTCGATTGGCTTACCGTCAGTTTTCTGATTCCTACTGCATTAATACTTGTCGTTCGGTGAAGTGGTGTCGTCGCGCCCGAAGTGGATACACGACATCGTCAAACCGCCTGAAGTACCAGCGCGGCCCGAATTGCTTGAGGAACTAGAAAACTCGATACTTCGCATAAAGCGAGACTATTTCCTGATGCGGCGGACATGATGCCTTCATACAGGAGTTTCCCAGATTCTAGCCGAACTCACCGTGATAGAAGTATTGACAAGGAAGATGACTGTGAGCAGTCCAGATAAAATTGTGATCGAACTTACGAATCAAGAAGCACTCGTGCTTTTCGAGTTTTTACGTCGATGCGAAGACGAGAACGATTACAAATTCGCAGATCAATCAGAGGAGCGAATACTTTTGACATTGGAGGTCATACTTGAAAAGCAATTGACTGAAATTTTTTCTCCAGACTACAGTCGGATTTTAGAGGAAGCGCGCAAGCAAATCCGCGATGCCGATTAGGCGTCCTGAAGGTAAAATCCCAGACAGTCAGTTGAGAAGTGTCCGACGACACGACACTTTCCGTAAATCCCAAGTCTCTGTAGAACTGCCGTGAGGCTTCAAAGTTCTTGGCACCGATGAACGCACGAATCGACTTCGCACTATGTTGCATGGTTTTGTTCCAATGGATGACTGAGCGGCAGATTATTGGGCCGCGTGATTCTGTCGATTGCTGATGCCTCGTTCGTCGTCCGAATCAGAGTTTCCTTGGCAGTCCGTGACAATGCTTTTATCGCCAGTTCTCGCTTCAAAGCCATGCTTTGGTTCTGTTGAAGTTCCCAGTAGACACAAACTACTGGTAGGCGAGAGCGAGTGTATCGTGCAGCCGTCCCAGCATTGTGTTGTTCGGCTCGCCTCTCCAAATCGTTCGTGATTCCAGTGTAGAGTGATCCATCTGCACATCTCATAATGTAAACAAGCCATTGCTCTGATAGCTGCTTTCGCAACTTCAGCACGGCGACTTCCTTAGCCTTGGCTTCAACCTCGATGGTCGCACTGATGCCCCGCCAGCACTCGGGAAAGTCGGTGATGTCGATAAGATCGTGGTGTCGTTCCGGCTTCGGTTTCTTCCATCCATCAATTGGACTGGAAATGTGAAACAGCGGCTCCCGATCCCATGTGGCCAAAGCGTTCTTCGTGGTTTCTTCGATGGACATAGCATCTGAATTGCAGCGATGGTGATGCACATCGTAAACGAGCGGGATACCCGTTGCTTTGCAGATCGGTAGTAGATCGGCTGGCGTGTAGGTTTTGTCATCGTTTTCGACGGTCAATCGACTTCTGACCCTCGATGAAAGCCGGTCGAGATTGCGGGCGAAATTGGCAAGAGCCTTCAGTTTGTCGCCGTAGGCACCGCCACCGTGAATGTTGATGACATCAGCCCCGATCCACTCGGCCACTTCAGCCTGATATTCAAGTTCCTGTACGGACTTCTCAACAACATCAGTTCGTGGTGAGTTCAGCACCACGAACTGATCCGGGTGGAAACAAGTTCGCAGTTTGTGCTTAAAGGAGAATTTACCACACTCCTTGAATCTGCGAATGATCTCTTCGCTCTCTGGCAGAGCATCGACTTCGTATCCGCATGTCGGATGCGTCTTGACGGGAAGAATCTGACTGTTGACGCGGAAGCAGCCGATACCGTTGTCGGCACAAAACTGAAGTGCAGCAAGCAGGGCGTCGGCATTCTCCATGCACAGACGGCTCAACTTCATCAAGGCGTCGGACCGCTTCATTTTGCCGATGGATGTCGCCGTCGTCGTGCCAAATTTGATTGGCTCATCACGAAACATACAGCAGAGGCCCAGTCGAATCACGACCTCCCCCAATTCATCAACGTGATCGACAATTGCAGCACGGTTGCCAGCGAGACCCAGACGAAATATGGGACTTGAGCGATGGCAACCCATCGATAGTGTCGCCAGATCGCCACCATCATCCAGATGATTGTGGCCCAGACAATCAAGATGTCCACAGCCGCAAGAGGCAGATTCCTCATGCCGAACTGAATCGGCGTGAAAATCAGGTTCGCCACGAGATTGATGGCGAATGGCAAAGCGATCATCCAAACGACTTTGCCTCGGAACATCTGCACGAATACAAAAC from Schlesneria paludicola DSM 18645 carries:
- a CDS encoding TspO/MBR family protein, giving the protein MDWMTWYNGLVKPSWTPAPATIGLIWQILYPIILVTFGFVFVQMFRGKVVWMIALPFAINLVANLIFTPIQFGMRNLPLAAVDILIVWATIIWMMVAIWRHYRWVAIAQVPYFVWVSLATVLQLSITLMNWGRS
- the uvsE gene encoding UV DNA damage repair endonuclease UvsE; translation: MIRLGLCCMFRDEPIKFGTTTATSIGKMKRSDALMKLSRLCMENADALLAALQFCADNGIGCFRVNSQILPVKTHPTCGYEVDALPESEEIIRRFKECGKFSFKHKLRTCFHPDQFVVLNSPRTDVVEKSVQELEYQAEVAEWIGADVINIHGGGAYGDKLKALANFARNLDRLSSRVRSRLTVENDDKTYTPADLLPICKATGIPLVYDVHHHRCNSDAMSIEETTKNALATWDREPLFHISSPIDGWKKPKPERHHDLIDITDFPECWRGISATIEVEAKAKEVAVLKLRKQLSEQWLVYIMRCADGSLYTGITNDLERRAEQHNAGTAARYTRSRLPVVCVYWELQQNQSMALKRELAIKALSRTAKETLIRTTNEASAIDRITRPNNLPLSHPLEQNHAT